The genomic interval TACCTACGTGGCTCAGGAACTCAGCAGACGACCGGCCGCGCACATTATTGGAACCGGCACGTTACTCGATACAGCCCGTTTCCGGGCGCTGCTGGGTCAGTACTACGGCGTGGATCCCCGGTCGGTCCATGCCTACATTCTGGGCGAGCACGGCGACTCGGAAGTGGCCATCTGGAGTCAGGTAGCCATTGGCGGCCAGCGTATTTTGAACCGTACCGTGCTTGGCCGGCCGTTCGACCAGGAGCGTATGCAACAGATCTTTGAAGAAGCCCGCCGGGCAGCCTATGAAATCATCGACCGCAAGGGCTACACCAACACAGCCATCGGGGTCGTGATCGCACGCCTCGTCGAGGCCATCCTCGACGACGAAAAGAGCGTGCTGCCGGTAAGTGTCCGCCTCACCGGCGAATATGGCATCCAAAACGTGTGCCTGAGCATTCCCTGCGTGATCGGCCTGCAGGGCATTGAAGGCCGCGTACTACCCGAATTAAGCCCGGATGAGCTGAACGGCCTGCGGCACTCGGCCGAAATCCTGCAACAATCGTTGCACGCGCTTTCGCTATAGGCTGGCAGCAATGACCAGGCCTTTCTATGAATTCCTTGCCTCTTCCAGGTATTGCGGAGTTTTTCACTCCACGGGGAACAGGCGTTCCCTCATGCCCGGACCAAGGATGTAAAGGGAGA from Rhodothermus sp. carries:
- a CDS encoding L-lactate dehydrogenase, with protein sequence MLQRRVVGVVGTGHVGVAAAYALFIKGLASELILIDKDTRRAEGEAMDLMHGQSLVGSMTVRAGTYTDLKEAQLVIISAGVAQRPGESRLALLNRNAEVFREIIDELDRHAPHAILIIATNPVDILTYVAQELSRRPAAHIIGTGTLLDTARFRALLGQYYGVDPRSVHAYILGEHGDSEVAIWSQVAIGGQRILNRTVLGRPFDQERMQQIFEEARRAAYEIIDRKGYTNTAIGVVIARLVEAILDDEKSVLPVSVRLTGEYGIQNVCLSIPCVIGLQGIEGRVLPELSPDELNGLRHSAEILQQSLHALSL